The following are from one region of the Eubacterium sp. MSJ-33 genome:
- a CDS encoding ATP-binding protein — protein sequence MEIKRDSYLEQLKIRKDNGMIKIITGIRRCGKSFLLFVLFKKYLLENGVDNDHIIEIALDGIENEELRDPKMCYQYIKEAMKDDKKYYLLLDEVQFMPRFEEVLNSLLRISNIDVYVTGSNSKFLSSDIVTEFRGRGDEIRIYPLSFVEFYDAFDGDYDDAWEEYMIYGGLPQVAQFSVERQKAEYLKNIFANVYIKDVVERNRIQNVDEIGTLVDILASAIGAPTNPTKISNTFKSERGINYSNKTISNHIDYLAEAFLISKAGRYDIKGRKYVGANLKYYFSDIGLRNARLNFRQQEPTHIMENIVYNELLVRGYNVDVGIVDVFAKNSEGKRVHKQLEVDFVVNQGSQRYYIQVAYDITSEEKQTQELNSLRNIPDSFKKIVIVNGTKKPWRNEEGFVIMGMKYFLLNADSLEF from the coding sequence ATGGAGATTAAGAGAGATTCATACCTTGAACAGTTAAAGATAAGAAAAGATAACGGAATGATAAAGATTATCACGGGAATCAGGAGATGCGGCAAATCTTTCCTGTTATTTGTATTGTTTAAGAAATACCTATTGGAGAATGGCGTGGATAATGACCACATCATTGAGATTGCCTTAGATGGCATTGAAAATGAGGAGCTAAGAGATCCAAAGATGTGTTATCAGTATATTAAAGAAGCAATGAAAGATGATAAGAAGTATTATCTGCTTTTGGACGAAGTACAGTTTATGCCACGATTTGAGGAAGTGCTGAACAGTTTGCTTCGTATCAGCAACATTGATGTGTATGTAACCGGCAGTAATTCTAAATTTTTATCCAGCGATATTGTAACTGAATTTAGAGGTAGAGGAGATGAAATCAGAATTTATCCGTTGTCCTTCGTAGAGTTCTATGATGCTTTTGATGGAGATTATGATGACGCTTGGGAGGAATATATGATATATGGTGGCTTACCACAAGTGGCGCAGTTCTCCGTGGAACGCCAAAAGGCTGAGTACCTTAAAAATATTTTTGCCAATGTTTATATCAAGGATGTGGTAGAGCGAAATCGGATTCAAAATGTTGATGAAATCGGCACTTTGGTGGATATTCTTGCTTCTGCCATAGGAGCGCCTACCAATCCAACCAAAATATCAAATACCTTCAAAAGCGAGAGAGGTATCAATTACAGCAATAAAACTATATCCAACCATATTGATTATTTGGCAGAGGCATTTTTGATTTCTAAAGCGGGCCGGTATGATATTAAGGGAAGAAAATATGTAGGGGCAAATCTGAAATACTATTTTTCGGATATAGGACTTAGAAATGCCAGACTGAACTTCAGACAGCAGGAGCCGACTCATATTATGGAGAACATAGTTTATAATGAGCTGCTTGTGCGTGGTTACAATGTGGATGTGGGTATTGTGGATGTATTTGCAAAGAATAGTGAAGGAAAGAGGGTTCATAAGCAGTTAGAGGTTGATTTTGTAGTGAACCAGGGCAGTCAGAGATATTACATTCAGGTGGCTTATGATATAACTTCAGAGGAAAAGCAGACGCAGGAACTTAATTCACTCCGAAACATTCCAGATTCATTTAAGAAGATTGTTATTGTAAATGGAACGAAAAAGCCGTGGAGAAATGAGGAAGGCTTTGTGATTATGGGCATGAAATATTTTCTGCTTAATGCGGATAGTTTGGAGTTTTAA
- a CDS encoding C-GCAxxG-C-C family protein, producing MNKHIEKAMELRNETPMVSNCSQTIMRCYAEDMGISEEMAAGLGCNFGGGMKCGGVCGAITGGLMVLGAKGVENPAKVNEFRRKIAENHDGMVNCVDLLRANAAKGGSKKEHCDKMIQEAITLIDEMV from the coding sequence ATGAATAAACATATAGAAAAAGCGATGGAGCTTCGAAACGAAACTCCTATGGTAAGCAACTGTTCCCAGACGATTATGCGTTGTTACGCAGAGGATATGGGGATTTCAGAGGAAATGGCGGCAGGACTTGGCTGTAATTTTGGCGGCGGTATGAAATGCGGCGGTGTCTGTGGCGCAATCACAGGTGGTTTGATGGTGCTTGGTGCCAAGGGTGTTGAGAATCCGGCGAAGGTAAATGAGTTTCGCAGGAAGATTGCAGAGAATCATGATGGCATGGTAAACTGTGTGGATCTGCTTCGCGCAAATGCGGCGAAGGGTGGCAGCAAGAAGGAACATTGTGACAAGATGATTCAGGAAGCAATCACGCTCATAGATGAAATGGTGTAA
- a CDS encoding serine/threonine protein kinase — MDLDQRLAISYYKPIAAINEPHHVYLVQHQETKKIAIKKMLDVYNLAVYAELYRNPVAGIPQIINYYEEAGQLTVIEEYISGTSLQDKIRHADIAPSDMLQYTLDLCAILEQLHLHNPAIIHRDVKPSNVIITSYNRAVLLDFNAAKYHTAAKDSDTILLGTQGYAAPEQYGFGQSSPQTDIYSMGILLKEMAEASHCQNPYIDAVTAKCTQMNPAERYQSIRELRQALLANGGIFPYTHASQASTGDLSGLPSNRSNAQTQNDSGTSANHMQFAPPGFRSKTPWKMAVALLTYIFLAWFCLSMKVNNTFGAALWVERVFALIMMLFIVASIFDYLHVRQLMPLCQHEKKALRILGVVVLDILVVFGLIVVMAIVQSFCPNS, encoded by the coding sequence ATGGATCTCGATCAGCGTCTCGCTATTTCGTATTATAAACCAATAGCCGCCATAAATGAACCGCATCATGTATACTTAGTTCAGCATCAGGAGACAAAAAAGATTGCCATCAAAAAAATGCTTGATGTCTATAACCTCGCCGTCTATGCCGAGTTATACCGCAATCCTGTCGCAGGTATACCGCAGATCATAAACTATTACGAAGAAGCGGGACAGCTTACTGTCATCGAAGAATATATCTCCGGAACTTCCCTGCAGGATAAGATCCGCCACGCAGACATAGCTCCAAGCGATATGCTTCAATACACGCTTGACCTGTGTGCGATCCTTGAACAGCTGCATCTGCATAATCCGGCTATCATCCACCGGGATGTGAAACCATCGAACGTCATCATCACCAGTTATAACCGTGCTGTGCTGCTTGACTTCAACGCTGCCAAATACCATACAGCCGCGAAAGATTCTGATACAATCCTGCTTGGTACACAGGGCTATGCCGCCCCGGAACAATACGGATTTGGACAATCCTCCCCGCAGACAGATATTTATTCTATGGGGATTCTTCTGAAGGAAATGGCGGAAGCATCGCATTGCCAAAATCCATATATTGATGCTGTTACTGCCAAATGTACACAGATGAATCCGGCGGAACGGTATCAAAGCATCAGGGAATTACGTCAGGCGTTGTTGGCAAATGGGGGAATCTTTCCTTATACACATGCCAGTCAAGCCTCCACCGGAGATTTATCCGGTCTACCTTCCAATCGTTCAAATGCTCAAACACAGAACGATTCCGGTACTTCCGCAAACCATATGCAGTTTGCCCCTCCCGGTTTCCGTTCTAAAACACCTTGGAAGATGGCGGTTGCACTGCTTACCTATATATTCCTGGCCTGGTTTTGCTTATCCATGAAAGTAAACAATACTTTCGGTGCTGCACTGTGGGTGGAGCGTGTATTTGCACTCATTATGATGCTTTTTATCGTGGCTTCCATCTTCGACTATCTTCATGTACGACAGCTCATGCCTCTGTGCCAACACGAGAAAAAAGCGTTGCGCATACTGGGTGTGGTTGTGTTAGACATCCTCGTTGTGTTCGGATTGATCGTCGTCATGGCGATCGTGCAATCATTTTGTCCGAATTCATAA